The genomic region ttttttgtagTGCTCAAGAATGTAATTGCACTTGTTAATAAAAACCGTGGTATTGATGCATGTGCAGATCTTGGCATACTGGAgtagaaataaattaacattttcaaatCTCTGAAACACTGAATAATTTctgtaaaattacattCTCGAAGTTAACtttgtaataattaataaaaaatgcGTTCATCTCgtttacattatttaaaagCTGCAAGACACTGTTGAGGTAACAGTTGTTCCCCAAATTCAATATCCCAATCAATCTGAACATTTATGAACCatttttgtattattacCTTGGTTCTAAATGTATTAATGATGAGCCATCTGTATCTGTTAGccaattataatttttattgtcTTCGATTTCAAGTTGCAAGAGTGTTTTTTCCGTTTTTTTCAAATCACTACcacaatattatcatttatttgCTTACTTCATATTGATTCCAAAGTGTTTCAAATGTTTTTCTAACAATGGGTCAATTACtaaattatcttcatcCTACACATTATGTAATATTGTTATTAGTACTTATATAGAATGCCAGCTATATTTCAAGATACCTGTGAGTAACTATACACATCAGCTGATGTTGGTGTTATAGTTCCAATTTTTACTGCCAAGTGATATTTGGATCCTGTTTCCtataaaacaatataactcaaaagaatattttactTGATAATGAAGTATTGCTGCTCCTTCTGTACCATCTTGGCAACCCCCGCTGTTATAGTTCTTTCTTCCACACCCAACGTATCTACATCAGTTTAAATACCCATTTATGAATATTTTCATACCCGTCGGATAGGTTTAACCACAAATTCGTTGTGGAATTGCACTTTTCACACTTCACATTTTCATAGTTTATTTGTTTTGGATTCTCAACTTGGTATAAATCCTTACTATGTTTACTTTCCTATcaattattagttaatatattagCAAGTTATGACTATTGTGTAATCTTTTACTTGTAAAATATCTGAAAAAGAAAGTTCGTTATTTTTGAATTCATATCCGGCATGTCCAATTATTGAATTGCAAATCTAAAACATTCATTAACtcaaatttgtaaatttaattaacttaatgtaaaataaaacttACGTTTAATAGTTGGCCAAATGTTTGGTCCAGCGCTATCGAGCCTAACTGTGGCGAGTAGACTTTATATTCAACACTTTCATCATAGGATTTCTTTTCCTTAAAACTAAAGATTTTGGTTTAATCATCTAACTTACACTACACCTTCCTCGTGTGTTGATTCTTCATTAGTGTTCACTTCATTTTCCTCCTCTTTGTAGGGAATTAATCTTTTTGTTATGttcaaatatatacaattgGGGTATATTGGATCAAATTTGAGCATTTCCTTCCCAAAGGATTGGTATGTCAGTAAATTTACATAGATTCCGTTGACAGAATATTCATTATCGATACTAATAATCAATTAGTTTGTGCTTAAAGTGATAGCTAgttgtataattaatggTTATTTTTGAATAGAGAATAAAACCTGTATAAACACTCTGTTTTATGTACAACTGTGTTAGGATCCGGAACCGATAAGCCTAATTCATTACACAGTCTGTCGAATTCAAGAGATAACTCAgtcattatataaaattgtcCTAATTTACAAGAATTATTggattatataatttacaggAACGGTTAAACTaactttaaataatgaatttcATTCCCCATgaatatgtaaataaatattcattcatttattgttttttaaaatgcACCAGTTGTTGGTTTTTACTAACAActgttttattatcttctATACTCTGTACTTATTAGTTATgtgtaattttaacaagAATGTGTTATGTGTAGCAACCAACATTAATCGCAATTATAATTATCCTAAAATCTACTTGAATAGATATTCTCCCAAATTTTGTATGGCGAACAATGAAATTTCTCATTTGAAACCTGTTCAGCTCTCAATAAACACTTTTTGGGGCAGGGAATCTCAGTTCAACTCTAAGATTCCTATTACCGTTAACTTGAACgacacatttttaaatgtgaagaaattaatttttaacaagACTGGGATTCCTGTAGAGTTACAGGATTTATATCTGCTCAAATCTAGTGACTTTAGTCCAAAAACTGAAGATAACTCTGATGATTTAGATAATGATATATCACTAGAGAATTGTGTAAAACTAAAAGATGACGATAGAGTTTCTAATTATCTTCGTCATTTTAAGCTTACAAGTTCTAAGGAACTTGAGCTTGACCTTTTACTTGATTTACCAGCTCCAACTTTTAAAAGCGTGTCTCCAGATCCTAATCGCATTGGCGACTATATAACAGCAGTTATAAGATACAACGACCTGCTCATGTCTATTAACAATATGAAAAGTAATTTGAAGGATAAAAActgtttaaataatattaattcatttattaaagaTTCAAACTGTTACATAAATAGTGAGTTGAATGGCGATAAACCTAAGGAATCTCAGCCTCCTATTAAGGATTTAGGCTGTAAAAGAGTCTATATAAGAATTTTTAAGGATTATCCATCAAATTCACATTTATTTAGGGACCGTTTAAATAACATCATCAGAATGTACTTCCCTGtagatttatcaaatacttttaaattttctgCCTTTTGTTTATTGCTCAAATTAAAtggtaattttaacaaaacTACTCTTGACATTATCGGATTGTTGCCTCTTTTAGCTATTTTCGTCCAAACTCGAGCtggaattttattttataggACACTCTTCCACTTCATTTCACAGCAATACATTCCAAAAAGTATTTTAGATAGTTTCCAGTTATTAATTAccatttatatacatatatatattaattttgttttagttttgtataatattttgcCAGCACATTTGGCCGAAAAAATACGCAATAGCTAATATTCTAAAtgatatataatacataGTATGATATTACTAGTTGTGTGATCATTTGTCCTTGGAAGGTCTGGCCCATTCAACCTAAAAAGggtttaaaaaattcaaaattacATTGAGTAGTAAATTGTTGTATCCCCAGCggttaaatttattgatgGCTTCTCTGGCATCTTCTTTATTAACATATGTAACAAATGCGAATCCCTTCGGATTTTGTGTTTCCCTAATCATACAAATTGAGTTTAGTTTGTGGtgtaattaaaaataattaggatgtaattgtataattataagaCGTACTTGTATTTGGCGAGATAAGCTCTATGTATGCGTCCAACTCTACCGAATAACTCAGTCAAATCCTTTTCTCTTATATCTTCACTTAAGTTTGTAATACGAATCGTGTTGTCATCCTAAACATTTGATGCACATATGAATTCTGTGTAGATTGTTTAGCTGTATAAATGGTGTAAGTGATACGAATGATCTGCGTTCGCCTCCTTCTTTACGTGATGGAGGTACATATTTGGCTGGAGGCTCCTCTTCAACTTCCTCAGGctataaaataatgaatttattacGACGAACCACattatcttcttctttGAGGCTCTTGAACTTCAACTTCAAGTCTCTTGACAACTTCAAAAAATTTGTATCAACGGGCTGTTAAATCATTATACTCACAATAAAATGATAAGGATGTAATTAGATGTTGTATAACTAGAGTGGTATAGGGTATAAATAGTAAAGTACTGAGTAAATAAGATCAGAATCATCATCTTGATTGAGTCTCCGTTCGTTACGGGACAGTTCTATTACAATTTCTTCGTTAGAAACAAAGTTGGCTCCAGCGTCATTTTCGTCATTAAGGTTAAAGGGAACAAGATTCTTCCTTTCGAAAACCGACTTGTGTATTCTTTTACTTACTACTATTTCCTTTACTCTTTTTGTTATCTATACCCGTAAGTTAACACTTATAGATACAGCtaacaaaaattatatagaattaactatattgtataaaaaaGTAAATAAAAACTATGTTGGATAATACTTTGACAGAATGTCCTCGACTATTACGGGAATATGAAACTAGAGATTTAATTCCTTGTGAATCAGTTGCAATTTCAAACTCTTTCAGGTGCTGAACACTCAAATTCTCATTATCATAATCGTCATCGGCCTCAATATCGGCCCACTTGGTTTCAGAGGTTAAATCAtctaaaacaaattaatccaagtaattattataaaggTATATGAGTAATTGAGGGAGGTGGGACAACTAACTTTCTGGAATCTTCATGTTAGTAtgtgaaaaaataaaaaattattattttaaaaaataaaataatataatctAGTTTATAAATTGGAATAAATTGAAGATTCTAGTCCCCATACACTTtcaatattactaatatcATTATTCATAATATTCACCATATATTTCAGTTGgaattatattacattatttggataaatatattaattagttgTACAACACTGTAATTAATCGTAATGCTCTAAATTTACATCCAGTTCAATGAGATTCTCAACTTCATTGTCctaatttattcatattatgATCATAAAATTACTTCAGGTTccataattttatatttaatattccGCTTTTTAGTTCCTAACCCActttaactaatttaacCGACTCACCTTCTCGTACATAAATCGAAGAAATTGATAAAAGTATTATGAATATTATCACAAGTACTCCTATAAAATCCAATTATACTCttgtgtaaatttatttacctGAAATCTTTAACCTCACAAGATTCCAACTTATCTGCAAACAGAATTAgtaattgtattaatagAGTAAGTGTGTAAAACGTACTGGACTTCCCATTAACCAGTTAATCTCAGCGATTTCTAAATAAAACGATTATAAAACTGTGGAACTTACGGTCGAGATTAACTGTGAATATTTTGGATAATCCTGGCAAGTTTATGGCCTGTCTTATCTTAACAGGACTATTGCTGAGTGTTAAGTTCTTACAAAATCTACACAAATAACATACTTTTGAACATACCGTTTGGGTTCGTCTTGTTCAAATAGATATGATATCCGTAGCTTCGACCTCTTTGAACAGgctaattattaattataggGATAGAACTAACATTTCCAAAGCAAATTTGAGATTTCCTTATCCACATAAACTGTAGTAGTACCATCATcagtataatatatataatcttTAGGTTTATAATCATTGCCTATATATCctttatatagttaataataacacTTAGAACATAATAATGTGAATAAAATgg from Theileria annulata chromosome 1, complete sequence, *** SEQUENCING IN PROGRESS *** harbors:
- a CDS encoding eukaryotic translation initiation factor (eiF3 delta) (Tap404f10.p1c.C.cand.22 - score = 18.31;~SMART RRM (SM0360) at aa 168-241, E()=1.85e-18), with product MEPEDNEVENLIELDHLKEFEIATDSQGIKSLVSYSRNSRGHSVKITKRVKEIVVSKRIHKSVFERKNLVPFNLNDENDAGANFVSNEEIVIELSRNERRLNQDDDSDLIYSPVDTNFLKLSRDLKLKFKSLKEEDNVPEEVEEEPPAKYVPPSRKEGGERRSFDDNTIRITNLSEDIREKDLTELFGRVGRIHRAYLAKYKETQNPKGFAFVTYVNKEDAREAINKFNRWGYNNLLLNVEWARPSKDK
- a CDS encoding ubiquitin carboxyl-terminal hydrolase (UBP14) (SMART ZnF_UBP (SM0290) at aa 188-249, E()=1.31e-13; pfam:UCH-1 (unknown) at aa 321-352, E()=6.90e-06; pfam:UCH-2 (unknown) at aa 650-708, E()=8.80e-16), with product MTELSLEFDRLCNELGLSVPDPNTVVHKTECLYSIDNEYSVNGIYVNLLTYQSFGKEMLKFDPIYPNCIYLNITKRLIPYKEEENEVNTNEESTHEEGVVFKEKKSYDESVEYKVYSPQLGSIALDQTFGQLLNICNSIIGHAGYEFKNNELSFSDILQVKDYTIESKHSKDLYQVENPKQINYENVKCEKCNSTTNLWLNLSDGYVGCGRKNYNSGGCQDGTEGAAILHYQETGSKYHLAVKIGTITPTSADVYSYSQDEDNLVIDPLLEKHLKHFGINMNDLKKTEKTLLQLEIEDNKNYNWLTDTDGSSLIHLEPRLIGILNLGNNCYLNSVLQLLNNVNEMNAFFINYYKVNFENRFENVNLFLLQYAKICTCINTTVFINKCNYILEHYKKLKLAESNNSSDEDVSDILTHNCFYINPNLFKYTLGMNSNVFNNNEQQDAEEFLSYFINYLFDNVKEVKSLFNIELKQIIICNELKLINVNKIQTHILPLELINVINTKHLSNPLSNVDTNEIEIDINECLSGWYNGAMVDYINNGKVHKANLYNNLTNSPTYLFVKLNRFYMDKNVPKKLLNKVSVTGEHLQLNLNNLNLKEFGDYKLSGSENNKGFYENLKLLGFYGNSVDKVVNYYENLNQSQEHDGDHERTTVSYNLIGFITHIGSNVNSGHYICHLKKDNEWYAFNDTRISKSTNPPIHNGYIYLFQKS
- a CDS encoding uncharacterized protein (SMART 3 transmembrane domains at aa 4-26, 314-336 and 356-378;~Apicoplast targetting peptide predicted by the PlasmoAP tool;~3 probable transmembrane helices predicted for TA21280 by TMHMM2.0 at aa 4-26, 314-336 and 356-378;~Signal anchor predicted for TA21280 by SignalP 2.0 HMM (Signal peptide probability 0.049, signal anchor probability 0.781) with cleavage site probability 0.018 between residues 24 and 25); the protein is MHQLLVFTNNCFIIFYTLYLLVMCNFNKNVLCVATNINRNYNYPKIYLNRYSPKFCMANNEISHLKPVQLSINTFWGRESQFNSKIPITVNLNDTFLNVKKLIFNKTGIPVELQDLYLLKSSDFSPKTEDNSDDLDNDISLENCVKLKDDDRVSNYLRHFKLTSSKELELDLLLDLPAPTFKSVSPDPNRIGDYITAVIRYNDLLMSINNMKSNLKDKNCLNNINSFIKDSNCYINSELNGDKPKESQPPIKDLGCKRVYIRIFKDYPSNSHLFRDRLNNIIRMYFPVDLSNTFKFSAFCLLLKLNGNFNKTTLDIIGLLPLLAIFVQTRAGILFYRTLFHFISQQYIPKSILDSFQLLITIYIHIYINFVLVLYNILPAHLAEKIRNS